In one Pseudomonas sp. SG20056 genomic region, the following are encoded:
- a CDS encoding RDD family protein, whose translation MSPTPTPASVAARPLLDTRYKVETPEGIDLILRPAGVVPRALAFSIDLLIRGALLGALFAVLALLGQFGMGLGTILLFLVTWWYMVLFEVLNQGRSPGKQMMGLRVIHDDGTPIGWAASLTRNLLRFVDILPFGYTLGILSCLNHPAFKRLGDIAAGTLVVYRDNAPTAPELPHAEPIRAPFSMSLSEQRALLSFAERAQSLSSARRQELASILAEPLQVPAEQAEQQIHGIARGLLGPT comes from the coding sequence ATGTCGCCCACGCCAACCCCTGCTTCAGTCGCCGCCCGCCCGCTGCTGGATACTCGCTATAAGGTGGAAACACCGGAAGGCATCGACCTGATCCTGCGTCCCGCGGGTGTAGTGCCGCGCGCCCTGGCATTCAGCATCGACCTGCTGATTCGCGGCGCCCTGCTCGGCGCATTGTTTGCCGTGCTGGCGTTGCTCGGCCAGTTCGGCATGGGCCTGGGCACCATCCTGCTGTTTCTCGTGACCTGGTGGTACATGGTGCTGTTTGAAGTGCTCAACCAGGGCCGTTCACCCGGCAAGCAGATGATGGGCCTGCGAGTGATTCATGATGACGGCACGCCGATTGGCTGGGCCGCCTCGCTGACCCGCAACCTGCTGCGTTTTGTCGACATCCTGCCGTTCGGCTACACCCTGGGCATTCTCAGCTGCCTGAATCACCCCGCATTCAAGCGCCTCGGTGATATCGCCGCCGGCACCCTGGTGGTGTACCGCGATAACGCCCCGACAGCCCCCGAGCTGCCGCACGCGGAGCCTATCCGTGCACCGTTCAGCATGAGCTTGAGTGAGCAACGCGCTCTGCTCAGCTTTGCCGAGCGTGCGCAGAGCCTGTCCAGTGCACGGCGTCAGGAACTGGCGAGCATTCTTGCCGAGCCCTTGCAGGTACCTGCGGAGCAGGCCGAGCAGCAAATCCACGGGATTGCCCGTGGCCTGTTGGGGCCGACATGA